The following coding sequences lie in one Luteitalea sp. genomic window:
- a CDS encoding DUF4038 domain-containing protein produces MQKAKSLPLVLVLACATATAGQSDPAHPPAGSEAQQTSQETLPPLKVHPDRRYLIRADGTPFLYLSDTAWELFHRPSREQVRAYLELRAQQRFTVIHAVALAELDGIHDPNVYGDLPLIDKDPARPAVTPGANPQNPQEYDYWDHVDYIVDEANRLGLYVAFLPTWGRWLGVNPQRDEKILTAQNAQAYGEFLGKRYGKKAIIWVLGGDRTAQGFEDVWRAMAKGIVIGIAGREDYDTALTPAVATPRPPGSIQTNGWTSTCSRQGDAPCPPFLRSSCVRCSPSVRTAAPRASLTWHSRASRVPPPNTRCSCSPNCTFDTRPRLSLRPAPD; encoded by the coding sequence GTACTCGCGTGTGCCACGGCGACAGCGGGCCAATCCGACCCTGCCCATCCTCCAGCCGGTTCCGAGGCCCAGCAAACATCGCAGGAGACGCTGCCGCCGCTGAAAGTCCACCCGGACCGCCGCTATCTCATTCGTGCGGATGGTACGCCGTTCCTGTATCTGTCCGACACGGCCTGGGAGCTGTTTCATCGGCCGAGTCGAGAGCAGGTTCGAGCATACCTCGAACTGCGTGCTCAGCAGCGCTTCACGGTGATCCATGCCGTTGCGCTCGCGGAGTTGGACGGCATCCACGACCCCAATGTGTACGGTGACCTTCCCTTGATAGATAAGGATCCCGCGCGCCCGGCCGTCACGCCTGGAGCGAATCCGCAGAATCCACAGGAGTACGATTACTGGGATCACGTCGACTACATCGTGGACGAGGCGAACCGGCTCGGCCTGTACGTGGCGTTCCTCCCGACCTGGGGACGGTGGCTGGGCGTCAACCCACAGCGCGACGAGAAGATCCTCACGGCGCAGAATGCGCAGGCCTACGGCGAGTTCCTGGGAAAGCGCTACGGCAAGAAAGCGATTATCTGGGTGCTCGGCGGTGACCGGACGGCGCAGGGATTCGAAGACGTCTGGCGCGCCATGGCAAAAGGGATCGTCATCGGCATCGCCGGACGTGAAGACTACGACACCGCGCTCACCCCGGCGGTGGCCACACCTCGTCCACCTGGTTCCATACAGACCAATGGCTGGACGTCAACATGCAGCAGACAGGGCGATGCCCCGTGCCCTCCGTTTTTACGGAGCTCATGCGTGAGGTGCTCGCCTTCCGTCCGTACCGCAGCACCTCGAGCCAGCCTCACTTGGCACTCGCGAGCCTCTCGCGTCCCTCCACCGAATACTCGCTGTTCGTGTTCGCCGAATTGCACGTTTGATACACGACCGCGTCTGAGCTTACGACCCGCGCCAGATTAG